One segment of Candidatus Micropelagos thuwalensis DNA contains the following:
- a CDS encoding 2'-deoxycytidine 5'-triphosphate deaminase — MQLFPEEEQTPLTAPGQTHATGILPAHGIRNMIRDQQIWAVNGQKSGVLDDQIQPASLDLRLGDTAYRIRASFLPGVSGQVMQKLETLAFHKIDLTDGAVLETGCVYLVPLMEALALPERTGGFANPKSSTGRIDVFTRVITDFGVEFDKAPPGYKGHLYLEVSPRTFPILVRAGSRLSQIRFRRGNPAHSDAEIKRLHQESALVDGHANIDGGLALSIDLAGDKQTGLIGYRAKRHAGLIDVDRVNALPLNEYWEPIYNHGKNQLILDPDEFYILASRESVTIPPTHAAEMVPFNPLVGEFRVHYAGFFDPGFGAGLEGKGSRAVLEVRSREVPFILEHGQIIGRLIYERLTDRPEVLYGKSLESNYQRQGLRLSKHFIQD, encoded by the coding sequence ATGCAACTGTTTCCAGAAGAAGAACAAACACCTTTAACAGCTCCCGGGCAAACGCACGCGACAGGTATATTACCTGCCCATGGCATTCGTAACATGATACGCGATCAGCAAATCTGGGCAGTAAATGGTCAAAAATCAGGGGTTCTGGATGACCAGATACAGCCGGCAAGCCTGGATTTGCGGTTGGGTGACACGGCCTATCGGATTCGAGCAAGTTTTCTGCCTGGTGTCTCTGGTCAGGTGATGCAAAAGCTTGAAACGCTAGCATTTCATAAAATTGATTTAACGGATGGTGCTGTGCTTGAGACCGGATGTGTGTATCTCGTGCCGTTGATGGAAGCACTTGCCTTGCCGGAGCGTACCGGCGGTTTTGCAAACCCGAAAAGTTCAACCGGCAGAATTGATGTATTCACGCGTGTGATTACGGATTTTGGTGTTGAATTCGATAAAGCTCCGCCTGGTTATAAAGGTCACCTATATCTTGAAGTTAGCCCCCGCACGTTTCCTATTCTGGTGCGGGCGGGATCGCGGTTATCTCAAATTCGGTTTCGGCGCGGCAATCCCGCCCATTCAGATGCCGAAATTAAGCGTTTGCATCAGGAAAGTGCACTGGTTGACGGGCATGCTAATATTGATGGTGGGCTGGCGCTGTCGATTGATCTCGCCGGAGATAAGCAAACCGGGCTTATTGGTTACCGCGCCAAACGACATGCAGGGCTCATTGATGTGGATCGTGTGAATGCACTCCCATTGAATGAATATTGGGAGCCTATTTATAATCATGGTAAGAACCAGCTCATTCTAGATCCAGATGAATTCTATATTCTAGCCTCACGTGAGTCCGTCACCATTCCACCTACACATGCGGCAGAAATGGTGCCGTTCAATCCGCTGGTAGGTGAGTTTCGTGTTCATTATGCCGGGTTCTTTGACCCCGGCTTCGGGGCTGGCCTTGAAGGCAAAGGTAGCCGCGCCGTGCTGGAGGTGCGCTCCCGTGAAGTGCCGTTTATTTTGGAACATGGACAGATTATAGGGCGGCTGATTTATGAACGCTTGACGGACAGGCCGGAAGTGCTTTACGGCAAATCGCTTGAGTCAAACTACCAGCGTCAAGGGCTCCGGCTCTCAAAGCATTTTATTCAAGACTAG
- a CDS encoding tellurite resistance TerB family protein: MTIQTPMTEQQVLIHLMLAMAAADEAISDAELSRVERLIDFLPVFENFPPEDLDIVTESFVELMSVEEGLDSLMTLLANTLPDELHETAYALAVEIAAADLTVTPEELHLLDMIRDFLKVDKLAAAAIERGARARFHKLPQ, from the coding sequence ATGACTATTCAGACCCCTATGACAGAACAACAGGTTCTTATTCATCTAATGCTGGCTATGGCCGCAGCCGATGAGGCAATCAGCGATGCCGAGTTGTCTCGGGTAGAAAGATTGATTGATTTTTTGCCGGTATTTGAAAATTTTCCGCCCGAAGATCTGGATATTGTCACAGAAAGTTTTGTCGAATTAATGTCAGTGGAGGAAGGACTCGACAGCTTGATGACCCTGCTTGCCAACACTTTACCTGATGAATTGCATGAAACCGCTTATGCGCTGGCTGTTGAAATTGCCGCTGCAGATCTGACGGTCACGCCGGAGGAACTTCACCTTCTTGATATGATCAGAGATTTTTTAAAAGTAGATAAGCTTGCCGCAGCCGCGATTGAGCGTGGCGCCCGCGCCAGATTTCACAAATTACCACAGTGA
- a CDS encoding lysine--tRNA ligase — protein MTSDLENWKTLAADSKVWPFEEARKILKRIEASGRGDVLFETGYGPSGLPHIGTFGEVARTTMVRQALETLAPDVKTRLICFSDDMDGLRKVPDNVPNADMLAAHLEKPLTRVPDPFETHDSFGAHNNARLQAFLDRFEFDYEFASATDYYFSGRMDETLLKILANYEAVTGIILPTLGEERRKTYSPFLPICQTSGKVLMVPLTDRDEAAGTISYTHPESGEDITTPVTGGACKLQWKADWAMRWVALGVDYEMAGKDLIESVTLSSKICRAIGGSPPEGFNYELFLDENGEKISKSRGNGITIEEWLTYAAPESLSLYMFQSPRKAKRLHFDVIPKNVDDYLTFLNKFPTQSAEEQLTNPVWHIHGGQPPSGDLPVSFALLLNLVNVSNADDKNVLWGFIKNYAPEASPEELPMLDAMADYAVAYYHDFVKPTKSYRDPDDTEKQAMITLRDKLADLSDDLDAEAIQTEVYAIGKTYFEDNLRDWFKALYEVLLGQSQGPRFGSFIAVYGLERTCELINQALDGDLTGD, from the coding sequence ATGACATCAGATTTGGAAAACTGGAAAACTCTGGCTGCCGACAGTAAAGTTTGGCCTTTTGAGGAAGCACGAAAAATCCTGAAACGCATAGAAGCATCAGGCCGAGGAGATGTGCTGTTTGAGACAGGTTACGGGCCGAGTGGCCTCCCTCATATTGGCACATTTGGGGAAGTGGCCCGTACCACCATGGTACGCCAGGCTCTTGAAACGCTGGCACCGGATGTGAAAACGCGACTAATTTGTTTTTCCGACGATATGGATGGCCTCCGAAAAGTCCCTGATAATGTGCCAAATGCCGATATGCTGGCGGCGCATCTTGAAAAGCCCCTGACCCGTGTGCCTGACCCATTTGAAACACATGATAGTTTTGGCGCTCATAATAATGCCCGCTTACAGGCGTTTTTGGACAGATTTGAATTTGACTATGAATTCGCCAGTGCCACTGATTATTATTTTTCAGGCCGGATGGATGAAACATTACTGAAAATTCTCGCAAATTATGAAGCCGTCACTGGTATTATTCTGCCTACGCTAGGCGAGGAACGCCGCAAAACATACAGTCCGTTTCTGCCGATTTGCCAGACAAGCGGAAAAGTTTTGATGGTGCCGTTAACGGATCGCGACGAAGCGGCAGGAACCATAAGTTACACCCACCCTGAAAGTGGTGAAGACATAACAACACCTGTCACTGGCGGCGCTTGCAAATTGCAATGGAAAGCTGATTGGGCGATGCGCTGGGTGGCGCTTGGCGTGGATTATGAAATGGCTGGTAAGGATTTAATCGAAAGCGTAACGCTTTCTTCAAAAATTTGTCGCGCGATAGGTGGTTCACCACCTGAAGGGTTTAACTATGAGCTTTTTCTGGATGAAAATGGCGAGAAAATCTCTAAATCTCGCGGTAATGGTATAACCATTGAAGAGTGGTTGACTTATGCAGCGCCAGAGAGCTTGTCGCTTTATATGTTTCAAAGCCCGCGTAAGGCAAAACGGTTGCACTTTGATGTTATTCCAAAAAACGTTGACGATTATTTGACATTTTTAAATAAGTTTCCGACTCAATCAGCAGAAGAGCAACTGACGAATCCAGTATGGCACATTCATGGCGGTCAGCCCCCGTCTGGTGATTTGCCGGTCAGTTTTGCGCTGTTGTTGAATCTCGTCAATGTCAGCAATGCAGATGATAAAAATGTACTCTGGGGCTTTATCAAGAATTATGCGCCGGAGGCATCTCCCGAAGAGCTGCCCATGTTGGATGCGATGGCAGATTATGCCGTGGCTTATTATCATGATTTTGTAAAGCCGACGAAAAGCTATCGCGATCCAGACGATACTGAAAAGCAAGCCATGATAACTTTAAGGGACAAGCTTGCAGATTTATCAGATGACTTGGATGCGGAAGCAATCCAGACCGAAGTTTATGCGATTGGTAAAACCTATTTTGAGGATAATTTGCGAGACTGGTTCAAAGCGCTTTATGAGGTTCTGCTGGGGCAATCACAAGGGCCACGCTTTGGTTCATTTATCGCTGTCTATGGGCTGGAACGCACGTGTGAACTGATTAATCAAGCTTTGGATGGTGATTTAACCGGTGATTAA